A region from the Pseudomonas promysalinigenes genome encodes:
- a CDS encoding NCS1 family nucleobase:cation symporter-1, whose amino-acid sequence MASISRFDAGQLADQPAATADSSPLQLSSRLYSKDLAPTRAAHRTWGRYSLFALWTNDVHNIANYSFAIGLFALGMSGAQILAAFALGALVIYGLMNLSGYMGQKTGLPYPVMCRISFGIHGAQIPALIRAVIAIAWFGIQTYLASVVLRVLLTAIAPELKAYDQNSILGLSTLGWLTFLGIWCVQVAIFAYGMEMVRRFESLAGPIILVAFTGLAAWMYWRSGLSIAWSSGSAPTGSTMWLKVLGAAALWVSLYGTMILNFCDFTRNCPDRKTISVGNFWGLPVNMLGFALIAVVIAGAQFSIDGKLVQSPSEIVAAIPSTTGLVLACLAFLIVTVAVNIMANFVAPAFVLTNLAPKALNFRRAGLLSAAIAVLILPWHLYNSPAVIVYFLGGLGALLGPLYGIIVTDYYLVRRSRVNLPQLYSESPDGAYHYHGGVNLRAVAAFVPAALIAIVLALVPAFDTLSQFSWFFGAALGGLIHYAIARRGTPYLDVSGEDIAVDSAHH is encoded by the coding sequence ATGGCGTCGATTTCCCGCTTCGATGCTGGCCAGCTTGCTGACCAGCCCGCCGCAACGGCTGATTCAAGTCCTCTGCAATTAAGCTCACGCCTATACAGCAAAGACCTGGCACCGACTCGTGCAGCCCATCGCACCTGGGGGCGTTACAGCCTGTTCGCGCTGTGGACCAACGATGTGCACAACATCGCAAACTACTCCTTCGCCATCGGCCTGTTCGCCCTGGGCATGAGCGGCGCGCAGATTCTCGCCGCTTTCGCGCTGGGGGCTCTGGTGATCTACGGCCTGATGAACCTGTCCGGGTACATGGGACAGAAGACGGGCTTGCCTTATCCGGTCATGTGCCGCATCAGCTTCGGTATCCACGGCGCACAGATCCCCGCCCTGATTCGCGCGGTAATCGCCATCGCCTGGTTTGGTATTCAGACTTACCTCGCCTCCGTGGTTCTGCGCGTTTTGCTTACGGCGATTGCGCCAGAGCTCAAAGCCTACGACCAGAATTCGATCCTTGGCCTGTCGACCCTGGGTTGGCTCACCTTTTTGGGCATCTGGTGCGTGCAGGTGGCGATCTTCGCCTACGGCATGGAGATGGTGCGCCGCTTCGAATCCCTCGCCGGGCCGATCATCCTGGTGGCCTTCACTGGCTTGGCGGCCTGGATGTATTGGCGCAGTGGGCTGTCCATCGCTTGGTCCAGCGGCAGCGCGCCCACTGGCTCGACGATGTGGTTGAAGGTGCTGGGCGCCGCTGCGCTGTGGGTTTCGTTGTACGGCACCATGATCCTCAACTTCTGCGATTTCACCCGTAACTGCCCAGACCGCAAAACCATCAGCGTGGGCAACTTCTGGGGGTTGCCGGTCAATATGCTCGGTTTCGCGCTGATCGCTGTGGTGATCGCGGGCGCCCAGTTCAGCATCGACGGCAAGCTGGTGCAGAGCCCAAGCGAAATCGTCGCCGCCATCCCGAGCACCACCGGTTTGGTATTAGCTTGCCTGGCATTTCTGATCGTCACCGTCGCGGTGAACATCATGGCCAACTTCGTGGCCCCGGCTTTCGTGCTCACCAACCTGGCACCCAAGGCCCTGAACTTCCGCCGCGCAGGGTTGCTCAGTGCTGCCATCGCGGTGCTGATCCTGCCCTGGCACCTGTACAACAGCCCGGCTGTGATCGTGTACTTCCTCGGCGGCCTGGGTGCCCTGCTCGGCCCGCTGTACGGCATCATCGTCACTGACTACTACCTGGTACGGCGTAGCCGAGTAAACCTGCCGCAGCTTTACAGCGAAAGCCCAGACGGCGCCTACCACTACCACGGCGGGGTCAACCTGCGCGCCGTAGCGGCGTTCGTTCCTGCCGCGCTCATCGCCATCGTGCTGGCATTGGTACCGGCATTCGACACCCTGTCGCAGTTTTCCTGGTTCTTCGGTGCTGCCTTGGGTGGGCTGATTCACTATGCCATCGCCAGGCGTGGCACACCGTACCTGGACGTATCCGGAGAAGACATCGCCGTGGACAGCGCCCATCACTGA
- the pstB gene encoding phosphate ABC transporter ATP-binding protein PstB yields MDCKLDKIFYGNFMAVRDSHVPIRKNEITGFIGPSGCGKSTVLRSLNRMNDLVKGFRFEGHVHFLGQDVYGKGVDPVVVRRYIGMVFQQPNPFSMSIFDNVAFGLRLNRYKGDIGDRVKHALQGAALWDEVKDKLKVSGLSLSGGQQQRLCIARAIATEPEVLLLDEPCSALDPIATRRVEELMVELKKDYTIALVTHNMQQAIRVADTTAFFSVDISQGTRTGYLVEMGPTTQIFQNPREQLTSDYISGKFS; encoded by the coding sequence ATGGACTGCAAGCTGGACAAGATTTTCTACGGCAACTTCATGGCGGTGCGCGACAGCCATGTGCCGATCCGCAAGAACGAAATCACCGGCTTCATCGGCCCCTCCGGCTGCGGCAAAAGTACCGTGCTGCGCAGCCTCAACCGCATGAACGACTTGGTCAAAGGTTTCCGCTTCGAAGGCCATGTGCATTTCCTTGGCCAAGATGTCTACGGTAAAGGCGTTGACCCAGTGGTTGTGCGCCGTTACATCGGCATGGTGTTCCAGCAACCCAACCCATTCTCCATGAGCATCTTCGACAACGTCGCTTTCGGCTTGCGCCTGAACCGCTACAAGGGCGACATCGGTGACCGCGTCAAACATGCGCTGCAAGGCGCGGCACTGTGGGATGAAGTCAAGGACAAGCTCAAGGTCAGCGGCCTGTCACTGTCAGGTGGCCAGCAGCAGCGCCTGTGCATTGCCCGTGCCATCGCCACCGAGCCAGAAGTACTGCTGCTCGATGAGCCATGCTCGGCACTGGACCCGATCGCCACCCGCCGGGTGGAGGAACTGATGGTCGAGCTGAAAAAGGACTACACGATTGCTTTGGTGACCCACAACATGCAACAGGCGATTCGCGTGGCAGACACCACTGCGTTCTTTTCCGTCGACATCTCCCAGGGCACCCGCACCGGCTACCTGGTTGAGATGGGGCCGACCACGCAGATCTTCCAGAACCCGCGTGAGCAGCTGACCAGTGACTACATCAGCGGCAAGTTCAGCTAA
- the pstA gene encoding phosphate ABC transporter permease PstA, with product MTDLSVTSTALPSLQRRFEGRALRSLLLTTLVWCVALLASVPLVSVLYMLITRGGARLSLEVFTELPPTGFEMGGGFGNALAGTFVMVGIAAAIAVPVGILAAVFLAELGPDSKLANASRFAAKMLTGLPSILAGVFAYALVVMTTGTYSAPAGGVALAVLMLPIVVLTAEEAMKMVPKIMKDAAYGMGCTRAQVIWKIILPTGMPAILTGVMLAVARAAGETAPLLFTALFSNYWIYHDGSLAVMNPTASLAVLIYNFSGMPFDNQLELAWAASLVLVMIVLVVNILSRIFGKPKY from the coding sequence ATGACTGACCTCTCCGTCACCAGCACCGCTCTACCTAGCCTGCAGCGCCGCTTCGAAGGCCGTGCCCTGCGTAGCCTGTTACTGACCACGCTGGTGTGGTGCGTAGCACTGCTGGCCAGCGTGCCTTTGGTTTCGGTGTTGTACATGCTGATCACCCGCGGCGGTGCTCGCCTGAGCCTTGAGGTGTTCACCGAGCTACCACCCACTGGCTTCGAAATGGGCGGCGGCTTCGGCAACGCCTTGGCCGGTACCTTCGTCATGGTCGGCATCGCAGCAGCCATCGCCGTACCGGTGGGCATTCTGGCAGCGGTGTTCCTTGCCGAACTCGGCCCAGACAGCAAACTGGCCAACGCTTCACGGTTCGCCGCAAAAATGCTTACCGGCCTGCCTTCGATCCTTGCCGGCGTGTTTGCCTATGCCTTGGTGGTGATGACCACCGGCACCTATTCGGCCCCGGCTGGCGGCGTGGCGCTGGCAGTGCTGATGCTGCCGATCGTGGTGCTGACCGCCGAGGAAGCCATGAAGATGGTACCCAAGATCATGAAAGATGCCGCGTACGGCATGGGTTGCACCCGCGCGCAGGTGATCTGGAAAATCATTCTGCCGACCGGTATGCCCGCCATCCTCACCGGCGTCATGCTGGCGGTGGCCCGCGCCGCCGGTGAAACGGCGCCGCTGCTGTTCACTGCGCTGTTCAGCAATTACTGGATCTACCACGACGGCAGCCTGGCGGTCATGAACCCCACGGCTTCGCTTGCCGTACTGATTTACAACTTCTCCGGCATGCCGTTCGACAACCAGCTTGAGCTCGCCTGGGCGGCCTCGCTGGTGTTGGTGATGATCGTGCTGGTAGTCAACATTCTCAGCCGCATTTTCGGCAAGCCCAAGTATTGA
- the pstC gene encoding phosphate ABC transporter permease subunit PstC, translating into MNTPFAIPDNPDSACQPPSTKDFLVDRTFRALARIGVVLILALVFALVYEVGRKALPGMEKHGFDVLFGSVWDVNQGKYGILPAIWGTLYSALIALMIAGFFGVSMAIFLTQDFLPARLAAVFRTIVELLAAIPSVVYGLWGIYVVIPAIRPLTTWLNSELGWIPFFGSSLSGPGLLPAALVLAIMILPTIAAVSQDALTSVPMKTKQAAYGMGTTHWEAILKVMVPSAATGIFGSLVLGLGRALGETMALAMLVGNANTITLSLFAPANTLAALLALNFPEAGPNEIEVLMYAALVLMFITLLVNVFGSLIMLYAQRGNKQ; encoded by the coding sequence ATGAACACACCTTTTGCCATACCGGACAATCCAGATTCCGCCTGTCAGCCGCCGTCCACCAAGGACTTCCTGGTCGACCGCACCTTCCGTGCCCTTGCGCGTATCGGTGTAGTGCTGATTCTCGCGCTGGTATTCGCGTTGGTATATGAAGTAGGACGCAAAGCACTTCCAGGCATGGAAAAGCACGGCTTCGACGTGCTGTTTGGTAGTGTGTGGGACGTCAATCAGGGTAAATACGGCATTCTGCCCGCCATCTGGGGCACGCTTTACAGCGCGCTGATCGCCTTGATGATCGCCGGGTTCTTCGGCGTCAGCATGGCCATTTTTCTGACTCAGGATTTCTTGCCGGCAAGGCTTGCTGCGGTGTTTCGTACCATCGTCGAGCTGCTTGCCGCCATCCCCAGCGTCGTCTACGGCCTGTGGGGTATCTACGTGGTGATCCCGGCCATCCGGCCGCTGACCACCTGGCTGAACAGTGAATTGGGCTGGATCCCTTTCTTCGGCAGCTCCCTCAGTGGCCCTGGCTTGCTGCCAGCGGCGTTGGTGCTGGCGATCATGATCCTCCCGACCATTGCCGCTGTCTCCCAGGACGCACTGACCAGCGTGCCGATGAAAACCAAGCAGGCCGCTTACGGCATGGGCACCACCCATTGGGAGGCCATCCTCAAAGTCATGGTGCCCTCGGCTGCAACGGGTATCTTCGGCTCCCTGGTGCTAGGGCTTGGCCGCGCACTGGGCGAGACCATGGCCCTGGCCATGCTGGTCGGCAACGCCAATACCATCACGCTTTCGCTGTTCGCCCCAGCCAATACCTTGGCAGCCTTGCTGGCGCTGAACTTCCCGGAGGCCGGGCCGAACGAGATCGAGGTGCTGATGTATGCCGCCTTGGTGCTGATGTTCATCACCTTGCTGGTGAACGTTTTCGGATCGCTGATCATGCTCTACGCCCAGCGGGGTAACAAACAATGA
- the pstS gene encoding phosphate ABC transporter substrate-binding protein PstS has protein sequence MIRLMKSAVLAVAVSLSATSAFAADNIRLTGSGASFPAPIYLTWFKDFSKNTAGVTVDYQSKGSGAGVQDFLNKTVDFAASDSAMSEADIAKVGEGVQLLPMTAGEIVLAYNLPGNPKGLKLPRDVYSNIFLGKITRWNDAKIAAANPDLKLPDLPITVVVRADSSGTNAVFTQHLSAINADFKKDLGEGNTVNWPATDKFIKSPKNDGVTATVRQTPGAIGYIEYGFAKLAKVDFAELENKAGQYVVPNAESGAQALAAVKLPENLIAHLPDPDGAKSYPITSYTWMIFRKDNGNPQKAKAMREMVEYGLTQGQKIADSMGYIPLPASVVEQVRKASQNIQ, from the coding sequence ATGATACGCCTGATGAAGTCTGCTGTACTCGCCGTTGCGGTTTCTCTGTCTGCCACCTCGGCCTTTGCCGCAGACAACATTCGCTTGACCGGTTCTGGTGCAAGTTTCCCTGCGCCTATCTACCTGACCTGGTTCAAGGATTTCAGCAAGAATACCGCTGGCGTTACCGTTGACTACCAGTCCAAAGGTAGCGGGGCAGGGGTTCAAGACTTTCTGAACAAGACTGTCGACTTCGCCGCCAGCGACTCGGCCATGAGCGAAGCAGACATCGCCAAAGTCGGCGAGGGTGTGCAGTTGCTGCCAATGACCGCCGGTGAAATCGTGCTGGCCTACAACCTGCCGGGCAACCCTAAGGGCCTGAAGCTGCCACGGGATGTGTACTCCAACATCTTCCTGGGCAAGATCACCCGATGGAACGATGCCAAGATCGCTGCCGCCAACCCAGACCTGAAGCTGCCTGACCTGCCTATCACCGTCGTGGTACGTGCCGATTCCAGCGGTACCAACGCCGTGTTCACCCAGCACCTGTCGGCCATCAACGCCGACTTCAAGAAGGACTTGGGTGAAGGCAACACCGTCAACTGGCCGGCCACCGACAAGTTCATCAAGTCGCCCAAGAACGACGGCGTGACCGCGACCGTTCGCCAGACGCCGGGCGCCATCGGTTACATCGAATATGGCTTTGCCAAGCTGGCCAAGGTCGACTTCGCTGAGCTGGAAAACAAGGCAGGCCAGTACGTGGTGCCGAACGCCGAAAGCGGTGCCCAGGCCCTGGCAGCGGTGAAGTTGCCGGAAAACCTGATCGCCCACCTGCCAGACCCGGATGGCGCCAAGTCCTATCCGATCACTTCCTACACCTGGATGATCTTCCGCAAGGACAACGGCAATCCGCAAAAGGCCAAGGCCATGCGTGAGATGGTCGAGTACGGCCTGACCCAGGGGCAGAAAATCGCCGATTCGATGGGCTACATCCCGCTGCCAGCTTCGGTAGTCGAACAAGTGCGCAAAGCTTCGCAAAACATCCAGTAA
- a CDS encoding GNAT family N-acetyltransferase: MSTTSFRQPVLSDAERCHAIEIGAYEGDEAATLEKIRTRISQYPQGFLLLEGEQSIIGFINSGCAHQVVMSDEAFKDLVGHDPLAPNVVIMSVVVDPAHQGKGYAKQLMSEFITRMQAQGKQTIHLMCKEQHVALYRKMGYQYVQPSPSEHGGMAWHEMLMVL; encoded by the coding sequence ATGAGCACCACCTCATTCCGCCAACCCGTCTTGAGTGATGCCGAGCGTTGCCACGCGATCGAAATCGGTGCCTACGAGGGCGACGAGGCAGCCACACTGGAGAAGATCCGCACGCGCATCAGCCAGTACCCCCAGGGGTTCCTGCTGCTTGAAGGCGAGCAGAGCATCATTGGCTTCATCAACAGCGGCTGCGCCCACCAGGTTGTGATGTCCGATGAGGCGTTCAAGGACCTGGTCGGCCACGACCCGCTGGCACCTAATGTGGTGATCATGTCAGTCGTGGTGGACCCTGCCCATCAGGGCAAAGGCTACGCCAAACAGCTGATGAGCGAATTCATCACGCGCATGCAGGCCCAGGGTAAACAGACCATTCACCTGATGTGCAAAGAGCAGCATGTGGCGCTGTACCGCAAGATGGGCTACCAGTACGTTCAGCCGTCGCCTTCGGAGCACGGCGGCATGGCTTGGCATGAGATGCTTATGGTGCTTTGA
- a CDS encoding type 1 glutamine amidotransferase domain-containing protein has translation MKKILMVLTSHDQLGDTGKKTGFWLEEFAAPYYVFVDAGADVTLASPKGGQPPLDPKSDEPDAQTDATRRFATDTDGQMALADTVPLSEVDPYHFDAVFYPGGHGPLWDLAQDTDSKTLLEAFYAANKPIAAVCHAPGVLKHIKAPDGQPVVKDKQVTGFANSEEAAVGLTDVVPFLVEDMLKANGGHYSKGADWASHVVEDGHLITGQNPASSQAAAEALLKRLDESV, from the coding sequence ATGAAAAAGATCCTGATGGTGCTCACATCCCATGACCAGCTGGGTGATACCGGCAAGAAAACCGGCTTCTGGCTGGAAGAATTCGCCGCCCCCTACTACGTGTTCGTGGACGCTGGCGCCGACGTAACCCTGGCCTCTCCCAAAGGCGGCCAACCTCCGCTCGATCCAAAGAGCGATGAGCCGGACGCTCAAACCGACGCTACCCGGCGCTTCGCCACCGACACCGATGGGCAGATGGCGCTGGCTGACACGGTGCCGTTGAGCGAGGTGGACCCTTACCACTTCGATGCGGTGTTTTACCCAGGCGGCCACGGGCCGCTTTGGGACTTGGCGCAAGACACCGACTCCAAGACGCTGCTCGAAGCCTTCTATGCGGCCAACAAGCCCATTGCCGCTGTATGCCATGCACCGGGCGTGCTCAAGCATATCAAGGCACCCGATGGCCAACCGGTCGTCAAAGACAAGCAGGTAACCGGCTTTGCCAACAGCGAAGAGGCTGCCGTGGGGCTGACCGATGTGGTCCCGTTCCTTGTCGAAGACATGCTCAAAGCCAATGGTGGGCACTACTCCAAAGGCGCGGACTGGGCCAGTCACGTGGTCGAGGACGGGCATTTGATCACTGGTCAAAATCCGGCCTCATCGCAAGCGGCGGCAGAGGCGTTGCTCAAAAGGCTGGATGAGTCGGTGTGA
- a CDS encoding termination factor Rho: protein MPRGDKSKYTEKQKRKAEQIEQSYEQRGVPEHEAQARAWATVNKQSGGGEKAGGSGRTTSPGEKKSARSDSAKRAAKTREGHPRTSTTSLQTQTKESLLKEARSKDIKGRSSMNKAQLVEALRKFG from the coding sequence ATGCCACGTGGCGACAAATCCAAATATACCGAAAAGCAAAAGCGCAAAGCCGAACAGATCGAACAGAGCTATGAGCAACGCGGCGTACCCGAGCACGAGGCGCAGGCGCGTGCCTGGGCCACCGTGAACAAGCAATCTGGCGGCGGCGAGAAAGCAGGCGGTTCGGGCCGCACGACCTCGCCTGGCGAGAAGAAGTCTGCCCGTTCCGACTCGGCCAAGCGCGCGGCAAAAACGCGTGAGGGGCACCCCCGAACGTCAACCACCTCGCTGCAGACTCAGACCAAGGAAAGCCTGCTCAAGGAGGCCCGCAGCAAAGATATCAAAGGCCGCTCCAGCATGAACAAGGCGCAATTGGTCGAGGCGCTGCGCAAGTTCGGCTGA
- a CDS encoding cupin domain-containing protein yields the protein MFRFDHHTIAAQTLFFEDDGSTPNSRYPVLLYRLGAVAAPELACAFEALFAAHQWTPLWRDGIFDYHHFHPNAHEALGVVSGHARVILGGPTGQTLNLEAGDVVVLPAGTGHCCIASCDDFVVVGAYPQGQEAYDTQRPDPSLHHQALARIAAVPDPALDPVTGKAMTQWQHGKSHGH from the coding sequence ATGTTCAGGTTCGACCATCACACCATCGCTGCGCAGACCTTGTTCTTTGAAGATGACGGTTCCACGCCCAACAGCCGTTATCCGGTGTTGCTTTATCGGCTGGGTGCAGTGGCTGCACCTGAGCTGGCCTGCGCATTCGAAGCACTATTCGCAGCTCACCAGTGGACGCCACTCTGGCGCGACGGGATTTTCGATTACCACCATTTCCATCCCAACGCCCATGAAGCATTGGGTGTAGTCAGCGGCCATGCACGTGTCATATTGGGTGGCCCGACAGGGCAGACGTTGAACCTTGAAGCAGGGGATGTGGTGGTGCTACCTGCGGGTACGGGGCACTGCTGCATCGCCTCATGCGATGACTTTGTGGTGGTGGGCGCGTACCCGCAGGGGCAGGAGGCTTACGACACGCAACGTCCTGACCCATCCTTGCATCATCAGGCCCTGGCGCGCATCGCTGCGGTCCCGGACCCAGCGCTGGACCCGGTGACCGGCAAAGCCATGACCCAGTGGCAGCACGGAAAATCACACGGTCACTGA
- a CDS encoding thiamine pyrophosphate-requiring protein, whose product MTGTVGDFLVDRLYEWGVRRIFGYPGDGINGVFGALNRAHGKIEFIQARHEEMAAFMASAHAKFTGELGVCIATSGPGASHLLTGLYDARMDHQPVLAIVGQQARAALGGHYQQELDLVSMFKDVAGAYVQQASTPEQVRHLLDRAVRTAVGERRVTTIILPNDLQDLPYHEPPRAHGTVHSGVGYSRPKVVPFDHDLQRAAEVLNAGRKVAILVGAGALNASEQVAAVAEVLGAGVAKALLGKAVLPDELPWVTGSIGLLGTEASYKLMNECDTLLMIGSGFPYAEFLPKEGQARGVQIDLQPDMLSLRYPMEVNLVGDASQTLQALLPLLEHKTDRRWRDKVEHWRAQWDKTLAKRALVKAEPINPQRVVYELSPRLPDHAIISSDSGSCANWFARDLQIRQGMQCSLSGGLASMGAAVPYAIAAKFAHPQRAVVALVGDGAMQMNNLAELITVAKYWQQWENPQWICAVFNNEDLNQVTWEQRVMEGDPKFEASQSIPDVPYHLFAISIGLEGIYVEREEDVAQAWERALAADRPVLIEFKTDPNVPPLPPHITLEQAKKLTGTLLKGDPNQAGMIVQTAKQVLSAVLPTKQ is encoded by the coding sequence ATGACGGGCACTGTAGGCGACTTTCTGGTGGACCGCCTGTATGAGTGGGGCGTGCGGCGTATCTTTGGTTACCCGGGTGATGGCATCAATGGCGTATTCGGAGCGCTGAACCGCGCCCATGGCAAGATCGAATTCATTCAGGCCCGGCACGAGGAAATGGCCGCTTTCATGGCCAGCGCACACGCCAAGTTCACCGGTGAACTTGGCGTGTGCATCGCCACCTCCGGCCCGGGCGCCTCGCATTTGCTCACAGGCTTGTACGATGCACGTATGGACCACCAGCCAGTGCTGGCCATCGTGGGCCAGCAAGCGCGGGCTGCATTGGGTGGGCACTATCAGCAAGAGCTGGACCTGGTTTCGATGTTCAAGGATGTGGCCGGGGCTTACGTGCAGCAGGCATCCACACCTGAGCAAGTGCGTCACCTGCTCGACCGCGCCGTGCGAACCGCAGTTGGCGAACGCCGCGTCACCACGATCATCCTGCCCAACGACCTTCAGGACCTGCCCTACCACGAGCCTCCCAGGGCCCATGGCACCGTCCATTCGGGCGTTGGCTACAGCCGGCCGAAGGTGGTGCCATTCGACCACGACCTGCAACGTGCAGCCGAGGTACTCAACGCCGGGCGCAAGGTGGCGATTTTGGTAGGCGCAGGCGCCCTGAACGCTAGCGAACAGGTGGCGGCGGTGGCCGAAGTACTGGGGGCAGGCGTTGCCAAGGCATTGCTCGGCAAGGCGGTACTGCCTGACGAACTGCCATGGGTTACCGGATCCATTGGCCTGCTCGGCACCGAGGCCAGCTATAAGCTGATGAACGAATGCGACACCCTGCTGATGATTGGCTCGGGTTTCCCCTACGCCGAGTTTCTGCCCAAGGAAGGCCAGGCACGTGGCGTGCAGATCGACCTGCAACCAGACATGCTCAGCTTGCGCTACCCCATGGAGGTGAACCTGGTGGGCGACGCTTCGCAAACGCTGCAAGCGTTGTTGCCATTGCTGGAACACAAAACCGACCGACGCTGGCGCGACAAGGTCGAACACTGGCGCGCGCAGTGGGACAAGACCTTGGCCAAGCGCGCGCTGGTCAAAGCTGAGCCGATCAACCCGCAAAGGGTGGTGTATGAGCTTTCGCCGCGCTTGCCCGACCACGCAATCATCAGCAGTGACTCTGGCTCTTGCGCCAACTGGTTCGCCCGCGACCTGCAGATCCGTCAGGGCATGCAATGCTCGCTGTCCGGTGGCCTGGCGAGCATGGGTGCAGCGGTACCCTATGCCATCGCAGCCAAGTTCGCCCACCCGCAGCGCGCCGTGGTGGCATTGGTCGGCGATGGCGCCATGCAGATGAACAACCTGGCCGAGTTGATCACCGTCGCCAAGTACTGGCAACAGTGGGAGAACCCCCAGTGGATCTGCGCGGTCTTCAACAACGAGGACCTCAACCAAGTGACTTGGGAGCAGCGCGTGATGGAGGGCGATCCGAAGTTCGAGGCTTCGCAATCGATCCCGGACGTGCCTTATCACCTCTTCGCGATCTCCATCGGCCTGGAAGGGATTTACGTCGAGCGTGAAGAAGATGTTGCCCAGGCTTGGGAGCGGGCTCTGGCAGCTGACCGCCCGGTGCTGATCGAATTCAAGACCGACCCCAACGTGCCGCCGCTACCGCCGCACATCACGCTGGAACAAGCCAAGAAGCTCACCGGCACGTTGCTCAAAGGTGACCCGAACCAGGCCGGAATGATCGTGCAGACCGCCAAACAAGTGCTCAGCGCTGTGCTACCCACCAAGCAATGA
- a CDS encoding (2Fe-2S)-binding protein, translated as MPAITTEGATKHPIKLTLNGEPLSLQVSPWTTLLDLLRDQLDLVGTKKGCDHGQCGACTVLRDGRRINACLTLAVMCEGAELVTIEGLATGDQLHPMQSAFIRQDAFQCGYCTPGQICSAVGLANEGRIDGRDAIRERMSGNLCRCGAYSNIVAAVEEALPLMQEDRQ; from the coding sequence ATGCCTGCAATAACGACAGAGGGTGCCACGAAGCACCCCATCAAGCTCACGCTCAACGGCGAGCCCCTTTCGCTGCAGGTATCGCCCTGGACCACATTGCTTGACCTGCTGCGCGACCAGCTTGACCTGGTCGGCACCAAGAAAGGTTGTGACCACGGCCAATGCGGTGCCTGTACGGTGCTGCGCGATGGCCGTCGGATCAACGCCTGCCTAACCCTGGCGGTGATGTGTGAAGGTGCCGAGCTGGTAACCATCGAAGGGCTTGCCACTGGCGATCAGTTGCACCCTATGCAAAGCGCGTTCATCCGTCAGGATGCTTTCCAGTGCGGCTATTGCACCCCTGGGCAGATCTGCTCGGCGGTAGGCCTGGCCAACGAAGGGCGCATCGATGGCCGCGATGCCATTCGCGAACGCATGAGCGGAAACCTGTGCCGCTGCGGCGCCTACAGCAACATTGTCGCTGCCGTGGAAGAAGCCCTGCCGCTGATGCAGGAGGATCGCCAATGA